GCCGCTGGTTGACGGTCCTGAACTGCTGCAAAACCGTGAAGATGTGAGCCACCGCGTAACGCGCTGGCTGCAAGAGAGAAAATAATGAAAAAAGCCCTGTTAGTTATCAGTTTTGGCACCAGTTATCACGACACCTGTGCCAAAAATATCGTGGCGTGTGAAGAAGCGCTCGCCACCACTTTCCCGGATCGCGATCTGTTCCGCGCGTTTACCTCCGGCATGATTATTCGCAAGCTAAAACAGCGCGATAACCTGGAAATTGACTCCCCGGCGCAGGCGCTCCTTCGCCTGGCTGAACTCGGTTACCAGGATGTCGCGGTGCAATCGCTGCACGTGATTAACGGGGATGAGTTCGAAAAAATCTCCCGTGAGGTACAGACATACAGCCATCTCTTCCAGCGCCTGGTTTTGGGCAATGCGTTGCTGAGTGACTTCAACGATTACGATCTGTTGCTTGCGGCGCTGCAAAACCAAATGCCAGCGCTTGCCCCTGACGAGCGCGTGGTATTTATGGGCCACGGTGCCAGCCACCACGCGTTTTCTGCCTACGCCTGCCTCGATCACTTGATGGCAGCCCGCCAGATCCCTGCGCGTGTTGGTGCGGTAGAAAGCTACCCGGAGATCGACCTGATTCTGCGCGGTTTACAGCAAGAAAAAGTGCGTAAAGTTCACCTGATGCCGCTGATGCTGGTGGCAGGCGACCACGCCATTAATGACATGGCGTCAGACGAAGAAGACTCCTGGAAAACCCAGTTGCAGGACGCGGGCATTGAAGCGCAGCCGTGGCTGCAAGGTCTGGGAGAAAACCCGCAAATTCGCGCGATGTTCGTTAACCATTTGCAGCGTGCATTAGAAAAAGCAACAGGCGAGGTGGCAGCATGACCGGCCGTTTATATGCTCTGGGCACGGGCCCAGGGGCAAGCGATCTCATCACCGTGCGTGCGGCACGTATCATCGGCAAACTCGACGTGCTGTTTGCCCCGGCAGGGCGCAAAGGCGGCGACAGCCTGGCGCTCTCTATCGTGCGCGAATATCTCAGCGATACCACCGAAGTGCGCACCTGCCACTTCCCGATGAGTGCCGATAACGACGAAAAAGCCGTGGTGTGGGATGAAACCGCCGCTGCACTGAAACACGAAGTCGAGCAGGGCAAACAGGTGGGATTCATCACGCTTGGAGATTCGATGCTATTCAGCACCTGGGTGTTTTTGCTGGCGCGAATGGGTAACCCTGAATGGCTGGAAATCGTCCCTGGCGTCACCTCGTTTGCGGCGATTGCTTCTCGGGCACAGCTTCCGCTGGCGATGGAACAGCAATCGATGGCGGTGATGTCTTGCACCGCTTCGCATCAGGAACTGACTCAGGCGTTACGCTCCCATGACTGCGTGGTGCTGATGAAAGTCTATGGGCGTTTCGCGCAGATCAAAGCGCTGTTGCAACACCTCGAACTTATCGACCACGCGGTGCTAATGGCGGAAGCGACATTACCCGGCGAGCAGTGCTGGCGGAGTCTTGATGACGTGCCGGACGACCAAAAACTGCCGTACTTCTCGACCATTTTGGTTAATAAGCAGTGGCGGCGCTAAAAACTTTGGTGGATGTCTCCCCCACAACACCGAAATCGTAGGTCGGATAAGCGAAGCGCCATCCGACATTAAAGGAAAATCATGGAATCGTTACTTAAAAAACTCTCATTGAGCGGCCTGGGCATGGGCATGCTGCTGCTCATCGTGCCGCAGGAAGCCTTCGCCATGCATATCATGGAAGGGTTTCTGCCGCCGATGTGGGCGCTGGCGTGGTGGGTTTTGTTCTTGCCGTGCCTGTACGTTGGGCTGGTGCGTTTGCGCCAGATCGTTGCGCACGACAGCAATCAAAAAGTGCTGCTGGCGCTGTGCGGCGCGTTTATTTTTGTGCTCTCGGCGCTGAAAATTCCTTCCGTTACCGGTAGCTGTTCGCATCCAACGGGGGTAGGCCTTGCTGTCATTCTGTTTGGGCCTGGCGTGGTGGCGGTTTTAGGTGCCATCGTGCTGCTATTCCAGGCACTGTTGCTGGCGCATGGCGGCCTGACGACCCTCGGCGCAAACGGCATGTCGATGGCGGTAATTGGCCCGATTGTCGGCTATCTGGTGTGGAAACTGGCGTGTAAAGCCGGTTTTCGCCGCGATGTCGGCGTGTTCTTATGCGCGATGATTGCCGATCTGACGACCTATTTTGTGACCTCTATTCAGCTTGGCGTGGCCTTCCCCGACCCGCACTTTGGCGTCACCGGTTCTTCCATGAAATTCATGGGGATCTTCTGCCTGACGCAGATCCCGATCGCCATTGCTGAAGGCCTGCTGACGGTGATGATTTACGACCAGTTAACGAAGCGCCAGTTGCTTCCTGCCAGGAGCCAATAACATGAAAAAGACCCTGATTCTGCTCGCCCTGGTTGTGGCATTAATGATTGTGCCATTCTTTATCTCCCACGGCGGTGAATATGGCGGTTCCGACGATCAGGCCGAAGGCCAGATCCTGGTTGTCGCACCTGATTACAAACCGTGGTTTAAACCGTTGTATGAACCTGCCAGTGGCGAAATTGAAAGCCTGCTGTTTACGCTGCAAGGTTCGCTG
This genomic window from Buttiauxella gaviniae contains:
- the cbiM gene encoding cobalt ECF transporter S component CbiM, coding for MESLLKKLSLSGLGMGMLLLIVPQEAFAMHIMEGFLPPMWALAWWVLFLPCLYVGLVRLRQIVAHDSNQKVLLALCGAFIFVLSALKIPSVTGSCSHPTGVGLAVILFGPGVVAVLGAIVLLFQALLLAHGGLTTLGANGMSMAVIGPIVGYLVWKLACKAGFRRDVGVFLCAMIADLTTYFVTSIQLGVAFPDPHFGVTGSSMKFMGIFCLTQIPIAIAEGLLTVMIYDQLTKRQLLPARSQ
- the cbiK gene encoding sirohydrochlorin cobaltochelatase; translation: MKKALLVISFGTSYHDTCAKNIVACEEALATTFPDRDLFRAFTSGMIIRKLKQRDNLEIDSPAQALLRLAELGYQDVAVQSLHVINGDEFEKISREVQTYSHLFQRLVLGNALLSDFNDYDLLLAALQNQMPALAPDERVVFMGHGASHHAFSAYACLDHLMAARQIPARVGAVESYPEIDLILRGLQQEKVRKVHLMPLMLVAGDHAINDMASDEEDSWKTQLQDAGIEAQPWLQGLGENPQIRAMFVNHLQRALEKATGEVAA
- a CDS encoding cobalt-factor II C(20)-methyltransferase translates to MTGRLYALGTGPGASDLITVRAARIIGKLDVLFAPAGRKGGDSLALSIVREYLSDTTEVRTCHFPMSADNDEKAVVWDETAAALKHEVEQGKQVGFITLGDSMLFSTWVFLLARMGNPEWLEIVPGVTSFAAIASRAQLPLAMEQQSMAVMSCTASHQELTQALRSHDCVVLMKVYGRFAQIKALLQHLELIDHAVLMAEATLPGEQCWRSLDDVPDDQKLPYFSTILVNKQWRR
- a CDS encoding energy-coupling factor ABC transporter substrate-binding protein; amino-acid sequence: MKKTLILLALVVALMIVPFFISHGGEYGGSDDQAEGQILVVAPDYKPWFKPLYEPASGEIESLLFTLQGSLGTAVIFYILGFYRGRREDHAGD